TCTCCCACTTCGACAAAACATGCACTGTGAACAATAGCGTGCCGGAACATCAGCCATCCCGGGCCGGTACCCTCCCCCGCCTTTAGCGCATACGCCCTGCCGTGATTGCTCTCCGGAGAGGATGATGTGCCGTATCCGCCAACGATGAATATGTCCAACTTGCCATCGCCGTCAAAATCTCCAATCACCGGCGCATGATCCATCTCGAATGTTCTTCCATAATGAGCACCGAGATTGTAACTCCAGATCAGATGACCGTCAGTTCCTCGCAGCACTCTCAGAATGCCATCATCAGAGCCAAATGCGACATCAGGGATTTCATCGCCATCGACATCTGAGATTGCCGCGCCACGGAAGATGTTGCCGCCGGTGGAATAATCCCACAATAGGCTGCCCGTGTGGGTCAGTACAATCAGCCTGTTGTAGGATACCATCACTATTTCGAGATGCTCGTCGCCGTTCAAATCAGCGATGGACGTCGGAGCGCCGACATATGACGAGGTCGGATAGTCCCACTCGAGGCTTCCATCTTCACCATTGAGCACATAGAGGCTGTTGTCATAGCATCCGATTGCGATTTCCGGTTTGCCATCCTCGTCGATGTCCGCAAATGAACCGCCGTGGTACATCCAGTCCTGCGGCAAATCGGAATGCCATAATTCCGAATGATCATCCCCCTTGAGGGCATAGACACGACTGTCACCGGACCACTGTGCGACTACGATGTCGAGTTGCTGATCGTCATCGAGATCGAGTATGTTCGGACCCGACTGAATGAAGCTGTTGGTTCCGAGGTTTGTCCTCCAGCACTGACTACCGTCTTCGCCGTTCAGACAATAGACATAGCCGTAGAATGTACCGAATACAATCTCCGGCTTGCCGTCATTGTCGACATCAGCGACTGCAGGCGGTGAATCGATCGAG
This window of the Candidatus Zixiibacteriota bacterium genome carries:
- a CDS encoding VCBS repeat-containing protein, with product MRSLMRLCSALLAVSLLVFNVANAQYPEILWWFDLDAPSFGSGATADIDGDGKLEIVFGTYFNDEKIWALNADSGTVLWSYNTGGCNDASPVIADVDLDDSLEVIVAASSPCRVFCFKGHSGEIEWSASTGSNSIDSPPAVADVDNDGKPEIVFGTFYGYVYCLNGEDGSQCWRTNLGTNSFIQSGPNILDLDDDQQLDIVVAQWSGDSRVYALKGDDHSELWHSDLPQDWMYHGGSFADIDEDGKPEIAIGCYDNSLYVLNGEDGSLEWDYPTSSYVGAPTSIADLNGDEHLEIVMVSYNRLIVLTHTGSLLWDYSTGGNIFRGAAISDVDGDEIPDVAFGSDDGILRVLRGTDGHLIWSYNLGAHYGRTFEMDHAPVIGDFDGDGKLDIFIVGGYGTSSSPESNHGRAYALKAGEGTGPGWLMFRHAIVHSACFVEVGDEFVCGDADGSGAVDIDDAVYLINYIFAGGPEPLPNESGDVDCTAAIDIDDVVYLISYIFAGGPSPCDPNGDEMQDC